The Dioscorea cayenensis subsp. rotundata cultivar TDr96_F1 chromosome 16, TDr96_F1_v2_PseudoChromosome.rev07_lg8_w22 25.fasta, whole genome shotgun sequence sequence GTGGACTGCAGAGGATTATGTTGCATAATTCAAAAGATCTCTTATGATTGAAGTGTTGATTCATCTTATTCACAGATAAAGACAAGCACAGTAGCAGCAATGACTTCGTTTCTTTCATAAGCAATATATCTCTATCCCCAGGCTAATTACTCAGATTATGCTGCAGacattttaacttttttgtgTTATTTCTTGAGTTTTCTGATGAAAAGAAGATTATCACCAGAAGTAGTCTTGGAAGAGATTCCACTCAAGAAACTTAATGAATCTGGTTGATCTAACTTTGTTAAAGAGATATCTGCCTGCATCCGTATTCCatctttgtttgaaaaatagtacCAGTAATGTTGAACACAGCTGAATTATCTGCTAAAATATAAtccttatttttgtttagtgatTTGCTGCATTAAACTTCTTAGCATGTGTTATGCTGTACGTCACTGTAGTCCCACTTCCACAATTTGAATTGGAACTGGTTATGTTTTGTTGCAGTTATTTAGCTTCCTCACTTGTTTTCTGTACATATAAAGCATGAGTCTGGTTGTGTACTTTGTGGCCTCATGGACAAAACTAGCATAGAGCAGACAAGTGAATTTGGTGATCAGTCCACTAGTGATGTTACTGTTTGTTTGAGAAGCAGAGATGGGATGCCAGAATTGTTCTACTGCCACTCCTCCATTTTGAAGCAAAAGAGTGGGTTCTTTGCAGAACAGCTTATCAGTGACAACACTTCACCTAAAAACTACATTGAAGTGAAATGTCAGGGATCGGAGTATGACCATTACGCTAAGCTCTTGAAGCTCCTTTATCTCTCGGAAGATTTGATCTTAGACTCATGGGATGCTGTAAAAACAGCTCTTGGTGTACTTCGAGCTTCAATTGCTCTTCAATGTGAAGGAATTACAAATAGCTGCATACAATACTTGGAGGCTGTCCCATGGGAAGAAAAGGAGGAAGAGGAAATTCTAAAAATTACTCCAGCCCTGGGAACAGCAGCCACTGCTTTATTAGCCCGAATCCGACCTGTAAATGAGAATGCAGCCAAGAATGTTTTCCTTTCTGCTATTCATTTTGCGACCACGGCAGAAAGTTCATTTCCTCTCTATGCTGATGAACTAAAAACTTCGGCTCAGGAACAGGTGGAATACATGCTGGTGGAAGATGAAGATACTCCGTTGGTGATTTTGGATGAGGACGTAAGGTCTGAAGTAAGGACAGGCCTTGCACGGGTATTCACCAGATTCGAAGGAGAGTTAAACACACTAAACATTTTTTTTGATCTGTCCCCACAGGAAGCAGAAGAGAGAATGCTACAATGCCTATCAGACATTGACTGGATGTGTAATATTTTACCAAAGATGGAAATGATGAAGGATTTTATTTCAAACTGGATCGGCATCTCTGCACATATGCTAGCAATAATTCAGGCTGATGCATATTGTTCTGGTTTGTGGGCTGTCAAAGCAAAGCTGATAGAATTAGCAGGGAAGGCTTTCGACGCTGTCGGTTATGGCAGTGTTGTGCTTCCGGCCCCCTCGAGGCTTCATTTCCTTAAGACATGGCTACCTTATATGAGGAAAATGAAGCCGATCTTGGATTCACAGAGTGAAGGTGATGATTCCTTTCCTCACAAGATGGACACTGATCAATGCCAAAATATTGAGGGGGCTATCATATCATTAGTTTTAGCTTTGCCGTCGAATGATCAAGCGGAAATACTCGGTGATTGGATGAAGATGGCTGAGAAGGTGAAGTTCCCTGATCTCAGTGAGGCGTTCGAGGTTTGGTGTTACAGAACGAAGACAGCGAAGAGGAGGCTGATGGTAGGCCTCAATGGTGTCGGTAATCCTACCGTCACCCTCTAAATAAGGTATCAATCTAGATTTCATCTTTCACCTTGTTTTACTGGATTAATACTTAATCAAGATTGATTTTGATATGTATCTTTGTCAGAAtcaaattattttagtttatttgagcCATTAAGCCTTTTCTTCTCAATTCTCACTTAAAACTTGTGTACTTTTATGTGTACGTTTCTTATATCTGAATTCATTCAAGAACTAATCTTCTAAGTTATGAGTGTACACTTATACGCTCTCTCATTGATGAACTATTAACTCATAAATCAAgatttttgagttgtatttggTTTTGATGACAAGACTTTGGCAAGTTGGTCTTTCATcgtaaagttattattattattattattattattattattattattttggttgagGCTTTGAACTAGTTTGGGTTGAGAAGAATACTATGAATAGTAGACCTCTCCCAGCAAgggtaattattattaatttttatgtcaATATGTAGGGTCAGAATAGTGATGTTATCCTCAGTCCTTGAATTGTATGTGTCCTATTTCATGTGAGGACAACATCCCTGTATTTCTGATTAGTTgtatattcaaatattaagtttaaacaattatatatatatatatatatatatcagtgaAAAAATCTTAATCAAaaggtaattaaaaaaaagtttagacTTATGGTTTACATGTTTacaattatgtaatttatataGGGGAAAACTGGATGCGAGTCCCTCTCCGGAGGCACGTGcctagggctgtaaacgagtcGAGCCGAACTGAACAAACTTTGTTTGTTAGGCTTAGGCTGGGCTATTTAAGAAATTCTAAGGTCTGAGCTTGGCCTGTTAGCTCGATAAAGCTCggtgttgttgtttgtttgttttttttttttaatcttcatgatgttgttgttcttcttcttcttcttttattattagaggctcttcttgtttcttcttcatataatgtgaaaaaaaaagttaaatttaacTCGTTTATAGGATCATATCAAACTTGACTTGAATTCAAGCTCAACTTTAGGCTCGGCTCAAATTCAAGCTAGAGTTCAAGCTTgacattattattaatgatgCTATAAacatatatgttaatattaaaCGGGTCTGTAAATACTTTATATAAATGGgcttattaattatattataaatgattttttataaataattattataaataagttTGTTGATGATATCATAGACGAGTTTCTTAATGATTCTTATAAACAAATctttaatgatattataaatgatTGTTCGTGAGTCTCAACAAGCTGAGCTTGGTGATATTCATACTCTAAGCTTATTTATCTTATAAGTTTAGAAATTGAGCTCAAGAATCACGCATTTTTCTTTGTAAACAAATTGAGTATTTTTCTTTGTAAACTAAGACTTTAACAAACAGAGTTTTTGTGATTTTAAGAAATGCATTGGTTCATTTACAGTCCTATGTAACATTTCTGATTAGATCACGTAGGTCCCTGTGAGTCTCAGTCCTTGGTATGAATGGTATTTATATCAGATGAATGTCTTTATTAACCCATTTTTTAAGTCTAGTGAccacattaataaaagaaaatttagttCATGcattaatattgtatttaatCTTTAACACAATAGCcactttattaaatatattttgcaaGATTACGAGAGaaagaattaattttattttatatgttgaTGCCCAAATTGTACCTCGTATTATGCTTAACTAAGTTTGATATTTGGATTATAAAGAAACTGTGTTTTTGAAAAGGCAAAAGTAGCCAACATGTTTTGTTGGTGTTCTTTATTGCAATTCTTTCTCACCAACCAAATTTGACTAATAAAAGTTTTCAACAAAAGAGACTGATTCTTATGgggatattaaaaaatataaaaaaaaatatataaagttttctttttttttaatatatacagtgaaagttgagattttttacatttatttttgggtaaagttatgtttttattttagtggaaattgccaaaaaaaccctttaagtttgtaaaattgtcaaaaacaccccgttagttttgcaatccctaaaaacccctccttttaaacaagatgtttttcaaacccccaaaccctgtaacggatgtgaacggagtgagtttcaaattttatagacgaaaatgcccttgc is a genomic window containing:
- the LOC120279231 gene encoding BTB/POZ domain-containing protein At3g05675-like, with protein sequence MDKTSIEQTSEFGDQSTSDVTVCLRSRDGMPELFYCHSSILKQKSGFFAEQLISDNTSPKNYIEVKCQGSEYDHYAKLLKLLYLSEDLILDSWDAVKTALGVLRASIALQCEGITNSCIQYLEAVPWEEKEEEEILKITPALGTAATALLARIRPVNENAAKNVFLSAIHFATTAESSFPLYADELKTSAQEQVEYMLVEDEDTPLVILDEDVRSEVRTGLARVFTRFEGELNTLNIFFDLSPQEAEERMLQCLSDIDWMCNILPKMEMMKDFISNWIGISAHMLAIIQADAYCSGLWAVKAKLIELAGKAFDAVGYGSVVLPAPSRLHFLKTWLPYMRKMKPILDSQSEGDDSFPHKMDTDQCQNIEGAIISLVLALPSNDQAEILGDWMKMAEKVKFPDLSEAFEVWCYRTKTAKRRLMVGLNGVGNPTVTL